The proteins below come from a single Triticum aestivum cultivar Chinese Spring chromosome 5D, IWGSC CS RefSeq v2.1, whole genome shotgun sequence genomic window:
- the LOC123126222 gene encoding uncharacterized protein: protein MAATRACLVALVVALTFLFMEGRVTAEPTSAGSLVQRRREMGSLLRRLNKPPIASIQSPDGDVIDCVHISKQPAFDHPLLKNHTIQMRPSYNPRGMHHDSNITTHAITQIWHQNGTCPENTIPIRRTKEEDLLRASSIRRFGKKMPRSIPHLNPTNDTDTPNILRGHQHAVASAQYDKCYGTKSTFNLWKPWIARGNDFSLTQFWITGGSYNGNNLNTIEAGWQVYPNLYSDSNTRLFIYWTRDAYQSTGCYNLLCSGFIQTSNQITIGGSISPMSTYGGTQYDIDILVWKDQAGGNWWLQVGGDYVGYWPSSIFSYLADSASTIMWGGEVFSPDAGQTSTHMGSGHFPNEGFGKASHIKNIQVVDSSNCLNPTSDVGFITEQNNCYNVQSDTYGDWGTYIYYGGPGNNHNCP, encoded by the exons ATGGCGGCGACGCGAGCGTGCTTGGTCGCGCTCGTCGTGGCTCTTACGTTTCTCTTCATGGAGGGCCGGGTGACGGCAGAGCCGACGTCTGCCGGGAGTTTAGTGCAGCGCCGGCGGGAAATGGGAAGCCTCCTAAGGCGTCTCAATAAGCCTCCTATCGCTAGCATTCAG AGCCCGGATGGTGATGTCATAGACTGTGTGCACATCTCCAAACAGCCTGCGTTCGACCATCCTCTCCTCAAGAACCATACTATACAG ATGCGACCTTCTTACAACCCAAGAGGCATGCATCATGACTCCAACATCACAACCCATGCAATCACCCAAATATGGCATCAAAATGGCACGTGCCCTGAGAACACCATACCAATCCGAAGGACCAAGGAGGAGGATCTCCTGAGGGCCAGTTCCATTAGGAGGTTCGGCAAGAAGATGCCTAGGAGCATCCCACACCTCAATCCAACCAATGACACTGACACACCCAATATATTGAGGGGCCACCAG CATGCTGTCGCCTCTGCACAATATGACAAGTGCTACGGAACCAAAAGTACCTTCAATTTGTGGAAACCATGGATTGCAAGGGGCAATGACTTTAGCTTAACCCAATTTTGGATCACTGGGGGTTCCTACAATGGCAACAACCTCAATACCATTGAAGCGGGATGGCAG GTTTATCCAAATCTATATAGCGATAGCAATACAAGACTATTCATCTACTGGACT CGTGATGCATATCAATCAACAGGATGTTACAACCTACTGTGCTCAGGCTTCATCCAAACAAGCAATCAGATCACAATTGGCGGCAGTATCTCCCCAATGTCCACCTATGGTGGCACACAATATGACATCGATATTTTAGTTTGGAAG GACCAAGCGGGGGGCAATTGGTGGCTGCAAGTGGGAGGCGATTATGTGGGGTATTGGCCATCATCCATCTTCTCCTACTTGGCAGATAGTGCCTCTACCATCATGTGGGGCGGCGAGGTATTTTCACCTGATGCCGGCCAAACATCCACACATATGGGCAGTGGACACTTCCCAAATGAAGGGTTCGGTAAGGCGAGTCACATCAAGAACATTCAAGTGGTAGATTCGTCCAACTGTCTCAATCCCACAAGTGATGTGGGCTTCATAACTGAGCAGAACAACTGTTATAACGTGCAAAGTGACACCTATGGCGACTGGGGCACTTACATCTACTATGGTGGCCCTGGCAATAACCATAACTGCCCATGA